The proteins below are encoded in one region of Takifugu rubripes chromosome 1, fTakRub1.2, whole genome shotgun sequence:
- the tubgcp2 gene encoding LOW QUALITY PROTEIN: gamma-tubulin complex component 2 (The sequence of the model RefSeq protein was modified relative to this genomic sequence to represent the inferred CDS: deleted 2 bases in 1 codon) — translation MLPANKQKKSRRRLRLGAYGLVVVALQRYKRLLTAARTMSEFRIHHDVNELLSLLQVRGADGAEGYIDLLQKHRTPYVTTTVSAHNAKVKLAEFSKTPEDFLRKYEELKSKNARNLDPLVYLLSKLCEDKEALQFLQQNAKERSESSANTSTTTTSYTLPQTSSKMSMQELEELRKKLGNVTASSNAPLPAEVTRKMLRDKHNKKNPTQPIPVFPNWVYDRPALVGDFITSPLPPGETAAAIGNLVLNEQRTGGVVLTVLYISGTMPLAAQEQALVEDLLFVLVGVDGRDITAQPVLGRQNRSFIIDATLDMSVKELVNRILPVASYYSTITRFIEEKSSFEYGQVNHALTAAMRTLMKEYLILVTQLEHLQRQGLLSLQKLWFYIQPTMRTMELLASIASSVDKGECMGGSTLSLLHDRTFNYTGDSQAQELCLYLTKAASVPYFEILEKWIYRGIIKDPYSEFMVEEHELQKEKIQEDYNDKYWDQRYTIVQHRIPSFLQKMADKILSTGKYLNVVRECGRDVTCPDAKEVLYTLKERAYVEQIEKAYNYASKVLLNFLMEEKELVSRLRSIKHYFLMDKGDFFVHFMDLTEEELKKPVDDIVPPRLEALLELALRMSTANTDPFKDDLKIDLMPHDVITQLLRVLAIETKQEKAIINAEPADVALSGLEAFSFDYIVKWPLSLIINRKALTRYQMLFRHMFYCKHVERLLCNFWISNKDFKQNSSRSPKWFAAAFALRQRMLNFVQNIQYYMMFEVMEPNWHIMENNLKTASNIDDVLCHHTSFLDNCLKDCMLTNPELLRIFSKLMAVCIMFTNCMQRVTQSMRLERLSLEQGNMDGPPTQGEPGEESERKRLTTKFLAEHMDAIHSDGLEATIGKFDSNFSMLLLDLLDKLSIYSTNDCEHSMISIIYRLDFNGFYTERLERMAIERSQKSAA, via the exons ATGCTGCCCGCCAATAAACAGAAGAAGAGTCGGCGCCGTCTACGATTGGGCGCGTATGGTTTGGTTGTTGTTGCTTTGCAACGGTACAAGAGACTATTGACAG CTGCCAGAACCATGAGCGAGTTCAGGATCCACCATGATGTGAACGAGTTGCTCAGCCTTCTGCAGGTccgaggagctgatggagctgagggCTACATAGATTTACTACAGAAACACAGGACTCCCTACGTCACAACAACAGTCTCGGCTCACAATGCCAAG GTCAAATTAGCTGAATTTTCGAAAACCCCAGAGGACTTCTTGAGGAAGTACGAAGAGCTCAAGTCTAAAAATGCTCGAAATCTGGATCCATTGGTCTATCTGCTCTCCAAACTCTGTGAGGATAAAGAG GCACTTCAGTTTCTGCAACAGAATGCAAAAGAGAGGTCGGAGTCATCAGCAAACACGTCAACCACAACTACTAGCTACACCTTACCCCAGACCAGTTCCAAGATGTCCATGCAGGAACTAGAAGAGTTGAGAAAGAAACTTGGTAATGTGACAGCCAGCTCCAACGCTCCTCTG CCTGCCGAAGTCACTCGTAAGATGTTGAGGGACAAACATAACAAGAAGAACCCAACCCAGCCCATCCCAGTGTTCCCTAACTGGGTGTACGACCGTCCGGCCCTCGTTGGAGACTTCATCACCAGCCCACTGCCTCCGGGAGAGACAGCCGCTGCCATTGGTAACCTggttttaaatgaacaaaggaCTGGCGGC GTGGTTTTAACAGTATTATATATTTCAGGGACAATGCCCCTGGCTGCTCAGGAACAAGCTCTGGTGGAGGATCTACTCTTTGTTTTGGTGGGAGTGGACGGTCGAGACATCACGGCTCAGCCTGTGTTGGGGAGACAGAACCGCTCTTTCATCATTGACGCCACTCTGGACATGTCGGTCAAAGAGCTGGTTAACCGAATATTACCAGTAGCATCATATTACTCCACTATTACGCG CTTTATTGAGGAAAAGTCCTCCTTCGAGTACGGCCAGGTCAACCACGCACTGACAGCAGCCATGAGGACCCTGATGAAGGAGTACTTAATCCTGGTCACTCAACTGGAGCATCTCCAGCGGCAGGGTCTTCTGTCCCTGCAGAAGCTCTGGTTCTACATCCAGCCCACCATGCGGACCATGGAGTTACTCGCCTCTATTG CGTCCTCGGTGGATAAAGGAGAGTGTATGGGTGGGTCAACTCTGAGTCTTCTTCATGACCGAACCTTCAACTACACGGGGGACAGCCAGGCTCAGGAGCTGTGCCTCTACCTCACTAAAGCTGCCAGCGTCCCTTACTTTGAAATCTTGGAGAAATGGATCTACAGGGGCATCATCAAGGATCCCTACAG TGAGTTCATGGTGGAGGAACATGAACTTCAGAAAGAGAAAATTCAGGAGGATTACAACGACAAATACTGGGACCAGAGATATACCATCGTGCAACATAGAATTCCCTCTTTTTTGCAGAAAATGGCAGACAAAATACTGAGCACAG GGAAATACCTGAACGTGGTGCGAGAGTGCGGCCGTGATGTGACGTGTCCTGATGCGAAGGAGGTGCTGTACACCCTGAAAGAGAGAGCTTACGTAGAGCAGATAGAGAAAGCTTACAACTACGCCAGTAAGGTCCTGTTGAACTTCctcatggaggagaaggagctggtTTCACGACTGAG GTCCATCAAGCACTACTTCCTGATGGACAAAGGCGACTTCTTTGTGCACTTCATGgacctgacagaggaggagctgaagaagccaGTGGACGACATTGTCCCCCCCAGGCTGGAGGCCCTGCTGGAGCTGGCTCTGAGAATGAGTACAGCGAACACAGACCCCTTCAAAGATGATCTGAAG ATCGACTTGATGCCTCATGACGTCATCACTCAGCTGCTGCGGGTGCTGGCCATCGAGACCAAACAGGAGAAGGCCATCATCAACGCGGAGCCCGCAGATGTGGCGCTCAGCGGGCTGGAGGCCTTCTCTTTCGATTACATCGTTAAATGGCCACTGTCGCTAATTATCAACAG GAAAGCGCTGACGCGCTACCAGATGTTGTTCCGCCACATGTTTTACTGCAAACACGTGGAGCGGCTGCTGTGCAACTTCTGGATCAGCAACAAAGACTTCAAGCAGAACTCTTCACGCTCTCCCAAGTG GTTCGCGGCTGCGTTCGCCCTCAGACAGCGCATGCTGAACTTTGTGCAGAACATCCAGTACTACATGATGTTTGAGGTGATGGAGCCCAACTGGCACATTATGGAGAACAACCTGAAGACG GCGTCGAACATCGACGACGTTCTCTGCCACCACACCAGCTTCCTGGACAACTGCCTGAAGGACTGCATGTTGACCAACCCGGAGCTTCTCAGAATCTTCTCCAAACTGATGGCCGTCTGCATCATGTTCACAAACTGCATGCAg AGGGTCACTCAAAGCATGAGGTTAGAGCGTCTTTCTCTTGAACAAGGGAACATGGACGGACCCCCGACTCAGGGGGAACCTGGGGAGGAGtcggagaggaagaggctgacCACAAAG TTTCTAGCTGAGCACATGGACGCCATCCACTCGGATGGATTGGAGGCCACCATCGGCAAGTTCGACAGTAACTTCAGCATgttgctgctggacctgctggacaaaCTGAGCATCTACAGCACCAACGACTGCGAGCACAGCATGATCAGCATCATTTACAG GCTGGATTTTAATGGATTCTACACCGAGCGCCTGGAGAGGATGGCCATAGAACGTTCTCAGAAGTCGGCAGCGTAG